From Macaca fascicularis isolate 582-1 chromosome 14, T2T-MFA8v1.1, a single genomic window includes:
- the ART5 gene encoding ecto-ADP-ribosyltransferase 5 isoform X28, protein MLEHVAQAGLRGQRSARPSPRRYLLLAASATFRALILDPGSRAPGDRVQISLEPLETRTPAPLVPPSPGLLALTSPPGMALASLMMALGCLGLHTWQAQAVPILPLGLAPDTFDDAYVGCAEEMEEKAAPLLKAEMAHHALLRESWEAAQEAWEDRHRGLTLPPGFKAQNGIAIMVYTNSSNTLYWKLNQAVRTGGGSRELYMRHFPFKALHFYLIRALQLLRGGGGCSTGPGEVVFRGVGSLRFEPKRLGDSVRLGQFASSSLDKAVACRFGNATLFSLTTCFGAPIQAFSVFPKEREVLIPPHEVFLVTRFSQDGAQSLVTLWSYNQTCSHFNCAYLGGELCMEEAGLAVSPGNG, encoded by the exons ATGCTGGAGCACGTGGCCCAAG CCGGACTCCGGGGACAGCGCAGCGCCCGCCCGAGCCCTCGGCGCTACCTCCTGCTCGCGGCCTCCGCAACCTTCAG GGCCCTAATCCTGGACCCCGGATCCCGCGCGCCTGGAGACAGGGTCCAGATCTCCCTCGAGCCCCTCGAAACCAGGACTCCAGCGCCACTGGTCCCGCCCTCACCCGGACTCCTGGCCCTCACGTCTCCTCCAGGGATGGCACTGGCGTCACTGATGATGGCCCtcggctgccttggcctccacaCCTGGCAG GCCCAGGCTGTTCCCATCCTGCCCCTGGGACTGGCTCCAGACACCTTTGACGATGCCTATGTGGGTTGTGCagaggagatggaggagaaggCAGCCCCCCTGCTAAAGGCGGAAATGGCCCACCATGCCCTGCTTCGGGAATCCTGGGAGGCAGCCCAGGAGGCCTGGGAGGACAGGCATCGAGGGCTCACCTTACCCCCTGGCTTCAAAGCCCAGAATGGAATAGCCATTATGGTCTACACCAACTCATCTAACACCTTGTACTGGAAGTTGAATCAGGCCGTGCGGACAGGCGGAGGCTCCCGGGAGCTCTACATGAGGCACTTTCCCTTCAAGGCCCTGCATTTCTACCTGATCCGGGCCCTGCAGCTGCTTCGAGGCGGTGGGGGCTGCAGCACAGGGCCTGGGGAGGTGGTGTTCCGAGGTGTGGGCAGCCTTCGCTTTGAACCCAAAAGGCTGGGGGACTCTGTCCGCTTAGGCCAGTTTGCCTCCAGCTCCCTGGATAAGGCAGTGGCCTGCAGATTTGGTAATGCCACCCTCTTTTCTCTAACGACTTGCTTTGGGGCCCCTATCCAGGCCTTCTCTGTCTTTCCCAAGGAGCGCGAGGTGCTGATTCCCCCCCATGAAGTCTTCTTGGTCACCAGATTCTCTCAGGATGGAGCCCAGAGCCTGGTGACTCTCTGGAGCTATAATCAGACCTGCAGCCACTTTAACTGCGCCTATCTGGGTGGTGAGCTGTGCATGGAGGAAGCAGGACTGGCAGT GAGCCCTGGGAACGGGTGA
- the ART5 gene encoding ecto-ADP-ribosyltransferase 5 isoform X19, which yields MGRGPREGREWALLRCWSTWPKVWAKCKLCNSECSRGDLLAGGTSAGPPGLVVWGPGADRVRDRLRERPSLTSSFPLTAKEGPAERPRSPGEGELPLSPCPAAAAPGPACGAGKGVSGYQRGGSSYPREPCFQPDSGDSAAPARALGATSCSRPPQPSGMALASLMMALGCLGLHTWQAQAVPILPLGLAPDTFDDAYVGCAEEMEEKAAPLLKAEMAHHALLRESWEAAQEAWEDRHRGLTLPPGFKAQNGIAIMVYTNSSNTLYWKLNQAVRTGGGSRELYMRHFPFKALHFYLIRALQLLRGGGGCSTGPGEEREVLIPPHEVFLVTRFSQDGAQSLVTLWSYNQTCSHFNCAYLGGEKRRGCVSAPAGVQPVTI from the exons ATGGGGAGAGGGCCCAGAGAAGGGAGGGAGTGGGCGCTGCTCAGATGCTGGAGCACGTGGCCCAAGGTGTGGGCCAAATGCAAACTCTGCAATTCAGAGTGCTCCAGGGGCGACCTTTTGGCTGGCGGGACCTCCGCGGGGCCCCCTGGCCTGGTCGTCTGGGGGCCAGGGGCCGACCGGGTCAGGGACCGCCTGAGGGAGAGACCAAGTCTCACAAGTTCCTTCCCCCTCACAGCCAAAGAGGGTCCCGCAGAAAGACCCCGCAGTCCTGGAGAAGGGGAGTTGCCCCTCAGCCCCTGCCCCGCCGCGGCCGCTCCCGGCCCCGCGTGCGGCGCTGGGAAAGGGGTGTCGGGTTACCAGCGCGGGGGCTCTAGTTACCCTCGGGAACCTTGCTTTCAGCCGGACTCCGGGGACAGCGCAGCGCCCGCCCGAGCCCTCGGCGCTACCTCCTGCTCGCGGCCTCCGCAACCTTCAG GGATGGCACTGGCGTCACTGATGATGGCCCtcggctgccttggcctccacaCCTGGCAG GCCCAGGCTGTTCCCATCCTGCCCCTGGGACTGGCTCCAGACACCTTTGACGATGCCTATGTGGGTTGTGCagaggagatggaggagaaggCAGCCCCCCTGCTAAAGGCGGAAATGGCCCACCATGCCCTGCTTCGGGAATCCTGGGAGGCAGCCCAGGAGGCCTGGGAGGACAGGCATCGAGGGCTCACCTTACCCCCTGGCTTCAAAGCCCAGAATGGAATAGCCATTATGGTCTACACCAACTCATCTAACACCTTGTACTGGAAGTTGAATCAGGCCGTGCGGACAGGCGGAGGCTCCCGGGAGCTCTACATGAGGCACTTTCCCTTCAAGGCCCTGCATTTCTACCTGATCCGGGCCCTGCAGCTGCTTCGAGGCGGTGGGGGCTGCAGCACAGGGCCTGGGGAG GAGCGCGAGGTGCTGATTCCCCCCCATGAAGTCTTCTTGGTCACCAGATTCTCTCAGGATGGAGCCCAGAGCCTGGTGACTCTCTGGAGCTATAATCAGACCTGCAGCCACTTTAACTGCGCCTATCTGGGTG GGGAGAAGAGGCGGGGCTGTGTGTCTGCACCAG cAGGGGTGCAGCCAGTCACAATCTGA
- the ART5 gene encoding ecto-ADP-ribosyltransferase 5 isoform X20, producing MGRGPREGREWALLRCWSTWPKVWAKCKLCNSECSRGDLLAGGTSAGPPGLVVWGPGADRVRDRLRERPSLTSSFPLTAKEGPAERPRSPGEGELPLSPCPAAAAPGPACGAGKGVSGYQRGGSSYPREPCFQPDSGDSAAPARALGATSCSRPPQPSGMALASLMMALGCLGLHTWQAQAVPILPLGLAPDTFDDAYVGCAEEMEEKAAPLLKAEMAHHALLRESWEAAQEAWEDRHRGLTLPPGFKAQNGIAIMVYTNSSNTLYWKLNQAVRTGGGSRELYMRHFPFKALHFYLIRALQLLRGGGGCSTGPGEEREVLIPPHEVFLVTRFSQDGAQSLVTLWSYNQTCSHFNCAYLGGEKRRGCVSAPGVQPVTI from the exons ATGGGGAGAGGGCCCAGAGAAGGGAGGGAGTGGGCGCTGCTCAGATGCTGGAGCACGTGGCCCAAGGTGTGGGCCAAATGCAAACTCTGCAATTCAGAGTGCTCCAGGGGCGACCTTTTGGCTGGCGGGACCTCCGCGGGGCCCCCTGGCCTGGTCGTCTGGGGGCCAGGGGCCGACCGGGTCAGGGACCGCCTGAGGGAGAGACCAAGTCTCACAAGTTCCTTCCCCCTCACAGCCAAAGAGGGTCCCGCAGAAAGACCCCGCAGTCCTGGAGAAGGGGAGTTGCCCCTCAGCCCCTGCCCCGCCGCGGCCGCTCCCGGCCCCGCGTGCGGCGCTGGGAAAGGGGTGTCGGGTTACCAGCGCGGGGGCTCTAGTTACCCTCGGGAACCTTGCTTTCAGCCGGACTCCGGGGACAGCGCAGCGCCCGCCCGAGCCCTCGGCGCTACCTCCTGCTCGCGGCCTCCGCAACCTTCAG GGATGGCACTGGCGTCACTGATGATGGCCCtcggctgccttggcctccacaCCTGGCAG GCCCAGGCTGTTCCCATCCTGCCCCTGGGACTGGCTCCAGACACCTTTGACGATGCCTATGTGGGTTGTGCagaggagatggaggagaaggCAGCCCCCCTGCTAAAGGCGGAAATGGCCCACCATGCCCTGCTTCGGGAATCCTGGGAGGCAGCCCAGGAGGCCTGGGAGGACAGGCATCGAGGGCTCACCTTACCCCCTGGCTTCAAAGCCCAGAATGGAATAGCCATTATGGTCTACACCAACTCATCTAACACCTTGTACTGGAAGTTGAATCAGGCCGTGCGGACAGGCGGAGGCTCCCGGGAGCTCTACATGAGGCACTTTCCCTTCAAGGCCCTGCATTTCTACCTGATCCGGGCCCTGCAGCTGCTTCGAGGCGGTGGGGGCTGCAGCACAGGGCCTGGGGAG GAGCGCGAGGTGCTGATTCCCCCCCATGAAGTCTTCTTGGTCACCAGATTCTCTCAGGATGGAGCCCAGAGCCTGGTGACTCTCTGGAGCTATAATCAGACCTGCAGCCACTTTAACTGCGCCTATCTGGGTG GGGAGAAGAGGCGGGGCTGTGTGTCTGCACCAG GGGTGCAGCCAGTCACAATCTGA
- the ART5 gene encoding ecto-ADP-ribosyltransferase 5 isoform X31, whose product MLEHVAQAGLRGQRSARPSPRRYLLLAASATFRVQISLEPLETRTPAPLVPPSPGLLALTSPPGMALASLMMALGCLGLHTWQAQAVPILPLGLAPDTFDDAYVGCAEEMEEKAAPLLKAEMAHHALLRESWEAAQEAWEDRHRGLTLPPGFKAQNGIAIMVYTNSSNTLYWKLNQAVRTGGGSRELYMRHFPFKALHFYLIRALQLLRGGGGCSTGPGEVVFRGVGSLRFEPKRLGDSVRLGQFASSSLDKAVACRFGNATLFSLTTCFGAPIQAFSVFPKEREVLIPPHEVFLVTRFSQDGAQSLVTLWSYNQTCSHFNCAYLGGEKRRGCVSAPGVQPVTI is encoded by the exons ATGCTGGAGCACGTGGCCCAAG CCGGACTCCGGGGACAGCGCAGCGCCCGCCCGAGCCCTCGGCGCTACCTCCTGCTCGCGGCCTCCGCAACCTTCAG GGTCCAGATCTCCCTCGAGCCCCTCGAAACCAGGACTCCAGCGCCACTGGTCCCGCCCTCACCCGGACTCCTGGCCCTCACGTCTCCTCCAGGGATGGCACTGGCGTCACTGATGATGGCCCtcggctgccttggcctccacaCCTGGCAG GCCCAGGCTGTTCCCATCCTGCCCCTGGGACTGGCTCCAGACACCTTTGACGATGCCTATGTGGGTTGTGCagaggagatggaggagaaggCAGCCCCCCTGCTAAAGGCGGAAATGGCCCACCATGCCCTGCTTCGGGAATCCTGGGAGGCAGCCCAGGAGGCCTGGGAGGACAGGCATCGAGGGCTCACCTTACCCCCTGGCTTCAAAGCCCAGAATGGAATAGCCATTATGGTCTACACCAACTCATCTAACACCTTGTACTGGAAGTTGAATCAGGCCGTGCGGACAGGCGGAGGCTCCCGGGAGCTCTACATGAGGCACTTTCCCTTCAAGGCCCTGCATTTCTACCTGATCCGGGCCCTGCAGCTGCTTCGAGGCGGTGGGGGCTGCAGCACAGGGCCTGGGGAGGTGGTGTTCCGAGGTGTGGGCAGCCTTCGCTTTGAACCCAAAAGGCTGGGGGACTCTGTCCGCTTAGGCCAGTTTGCCTCCAGCTCCCTGGATAAGGCAGTGGCCTGCAGATTTGGTAATGCCACCCTCTTTTCTCTAACGACTTGCTTTGGGGCCCCTATCCAGGCCTTCTCTGTCTTTCCCAAGGAGCGCGAGGTGCTGATTCCCCCCCATGAAGTCTTCTTGGTCACCAGATTCTCTCAGGATGGAGCCCAGAGCCTGGTGACTCTCTGGAGCTATAATCAGACCTGCAGCCACTTTAACTGCGCCTATCTGGGTG GGGAGAAGAGGCGGGGCTGTGTGTCTGCACCAG GGGTGCAGCCAGTCACAATCTGA
- the ART5 gene encoding ecto-ADP-ribosyltransferase 5 isoform X25 — protein MLEHVAQAGLRGQRSARPSPRRYLLLAASATFRALILDPGSRAPGDRVQISLEPLETRTPAPLVPPSPGLLALTSPPGMALASLMMALGCLGLHTWQAQAVPILPLGLAPDTFDDAYVGCAEEMEEKAAPLLKAEMAHHALLRESWEAAQEAWEDRHRGLTLPPGFKAQNGIAIMVYTNSSNTLYWKLNQAVRTGGGSRELYMRHFPFKALHFYLIRALQLLRGGGGCSTGPGEVVFRGVGSLRFEPKRLGDSVRLGQFASSSLDKAVACRFGNATLFSLTTCFGAPIQAFSVFPKEREVLIPPHEVFLVTRFSQDGAQSLVTLWSYNQTCSHFNCAYLGGELCMEEAGLAVGEEAGLCVCTRSPGNG, from the exons ATGCTGGAGCACGTGGCCCAAG CCGGACTCCGGGGACAGCGCAGCGCCCGCCCGAGCCCTCGGCGCTACCTCCTGCTCGCGGCCTCCGCAACCTTCAG GGCCCTAATCCTGGACCCCGGATCCCGCGCGCCTGGAGACAGGGTCCAGATCTCCCTCGAGCCCCTCGAAACCAGGACTCCAGCGCCACTGGTCCCGCCCTCACCCGGACTCCTGGCCCTCACGTCTCCTCCAGGGATGGCACTGGCGTCACTGATGATGGCCCtcggctgccttggcctccacaCCTGGCAG GCCCAGGCTGTTCCCATCCTGCCCCTGGGACTGGCTCCAGACACCTTTGACGATGCCTATGTGGGTTGTGCagaggagatggaggagaaggCAGCCCCCCTGCTAAAGGCGGAAATGGCCCACCATGCCCTGCTTCGGGAATCCTGGGAGGCAGCCCAGGAGGCCTGGGAGGACAGGCATCGAGGGCTCACCTTACCCCCTGGCTTCAAAGCCCAGAATGGAATAGCCATTATGGTCTACACCAACTCATCTAACACCTTGTACTGGAAGTTGAATCAGGCCGTGCGGACAGGCGGAGGCTCCCGGGAGCTCTACATGAGGCACTTTCCCTTCAAGGCCCTGCATTTCTACCTGATCCGGGCCCTGCAGCTGCTTCGAGGCGGTGGGGGCTGCAGCACAGGGCCTGGGGAGGTGGTGTTCCGAGGTGTGGGCAGCCTTCGCTTTGAACCCAAAAGGCTGGGGGACTCTGTCCGCTTAGGCCAGTTTGCCTCCAGCTCCCTGGATAAGGCAGTGGCCTGCAGATTTGGTAATGCCACCCTCTTTTCTCTAACGACTTGCTTTGGGGCCCCTATCCAGGCCTTCTCTGTCTTTCCCAAGGAGCGCGAGGTGCTGATTCCCCCCCATGAAGTCTTCTTGGTCACCAGATTCTCTCAGGATGGAGCCCAGAGCCTGGTGACTCTCTGGAGCTATAATCAGACCTGCAGCCACTTTAACTGCGCCTATCTGGGTGGTGAGCTGTGCATGGAGGAAGCAGGACTGGCAGT GGGAGAAGAGGCGGGGCTGTGTGTCTGCACCAG GAGCCCTGGGAACGGGTGA
- the ART5 gene encoding ecto-ADP-ribosyltransferase 5 isoform X22, translating to MGRGPREGREWALLRCWSTWPKVWAKCKLCNSECSRGDLLAGGTSAGPPGLVVWGPGADRVRDRLRERPSLTSSFPLTAKEGPAERPRSPGEGELPLSPCPAAAAPGPACGAGKGVSGYQRGGSSYPREPCFQPDSGDSAAPARALGATSCSRPPQPSGMALASLMMALGCLGLHTWQAQAVPILPLGLAPDTFDDAYVGCAEEMEEKAAPLLKAEMAHHALLRESWEAAQEAWEDRHRGLTLPPGFKAQNGIAIMVYTNSSNTLYWKLNQAVRTGGGSRELYMRHFPFKALHFYLIRALQLLRGGGGCSTGPGEVVFRGVGSLRFEPKRLGDSVRLGQFASSSLDKAVACRFGEKRRGCVSAPAGVQPVTI from the exons ATGGGGAGAGGGCCCAGAGAAGGGAGGGAGTGGGCGCTGCTCAGATGCTGGAGCACGTGGCCCAAGGTGTGGGCCAAATGCAAACTCTGCAATTCAGAGTGCTCCAGGGGCGACCTTTTGGCTGGCGGGACCTCCGCGGGGCCCCCTGGCCTGGTCGTCTGGGGGCCAGGGGCCGACCGGGTCAGGGACCGCCTGAGGGAGAGACCAAGTCTCACAAGTTCCTTCCCCCTCACAGCCAAAGAGGGTCCCGCAGAAAGACCCCGCAGTCCTGGAGAAGGGGAGTTGCCCCTCAGCCCCTGCCCCGCCGCGGCCGCTCCCGGCCCCGCGTGCGGCGCTGGGAAAGGGGTGTCGGGTTACCAGCGCGGGGGCTCTAGTTACCCTCGGGAACCTTGCTTTCAGCCGGACTCCGGGGACAGCGCAGCGCCCGCCCGAGCCCTCGGCGCTACCTCCTGCTCGCGGCCTCCGCAACCTTCAG GGATGGCACTGGCGTCACTGATGATGGCCCtcggctgccttggcctccacaCCTGGCAG GCCCAGGCTGTTCCCATCCTGCCCCTGGGACTGGCTCCAGACACCTTTGACGATGCCTATGTGGGTTGTGCagaggagatggaggagaaggCAGCCCCCCTGCTAAAGGCGGAAATGGCCCACCATGCCCTGCTTCGGGAATCCTGGGAGGCAGCCCAGGAGGCCTGGGAGGACAGGCATCGAGGGCTCACCTTACCCCCTGGCTTCAAAGCCCAGAATGGAATAGCCATTATGGTCTACACCAACTCATCTAACACCTTGTACTGGAAGTTGAATCAGGCCGTGCGGACAGGCGGAGGCTCCCGGGAGCTCTACATGAGGCACTTTCCCTTCAAGGCCCTGCATTTCTACCTGATCCGGGCCCTGCAGCTGCTTCGAGGCGGTGGGGGCTGCAGCACAGGGCCTGGGGAGGTGGTGTTCCGAGGTGTGGGCAGCCTTCGCTTTGAACCCAAAAGGCTGGGGGACTCTGTCCGCTTAGGCCAGTTTGCCTCCAGCTCCCTGGATAAGGCAGTGGCCTGCAGATTTG GGGAGAAGAGGCGGGGCTGTGTGTCTGCACCAG cAGGGGTGCAGCCAGTCACAATCTGA
- the ART5 gene encoding ecto-ADP-ribosyltransferase 5 isoform X11: MLEHVAQAGLRGQRSARPSPRRYLLLAASATFRALILDPGSRAPGDRVQISLEPLETRTPAPLVPPSPGLLALTSPPGMALASLMMALGCLGLHTWQAQAVPILPLGLAPDTFDDAYVGCAEEMEEKAAPLLKAEMAHHALLRESWEAAQEAWEDRHRGLTLPPGFKAQNGIAIMVYTNSSNTLYWKLNQAVRTGGGSRELYMRHFPFKALHFYLIRALQLLRGGGGCSTGPGEVVFRGVGSLRFEPKRLGDSVRLGQFASSSLDKAVACRFGNATLFSLTTCFGAPIQAFSVFPKEREVLIPPHEVFLVTRFSQDGAQSLVTLWSYNQTCSHFNCAYLGGELCMEEAGLAVGEEAGLCVCTSRGAASHNLRGPPLCPPGRPCSWPLGSSSSQGLGPETPTSAT; this comes from the exons ATGCTGGAGCACGTGGCCCAAG CCGGACTCCGGGGACAGCGCAGCGCCCGCCCGAGCCCTCGGCGCTACCTCCTGCTCGCGGCCTCCGCAACCTTCAG GGCCCTAATCCTGGACCCCGGATCCCGCGCGCCTGGAGACAGGGTCCAGATCTCCCTCGAGCCCCTCGAAACCAGGACTCCAGCGCCACTGGTCCCGCCCTCACCCGGACTCCTGGCCCTCACGTCTCCTCCAGGGATGGCACTGGCGTCACTGATGATGGCCCtcggctgccttggcctccacaCCTGGCAG GCCCAGGCTGTTCCCATCCTGCCCCTGGGACTGGCTCCAGACACCTTTGACGATGCCTATGTGGGTTGTGCagaggagatggaggagaaggCAGCCCCCCTGCTAAAGGCGGAAATGGCCCACCATGCCCTGCTTCGGGAATCCTGGGAGGCAGCCCAGGAGGCCTGGGAGGACAGGCATCGAGGGCTCACCTTACCCCCTGGCTTCAAAGCCCAGAATGGAATAGCCATTATGGTCTACACCAACTCATCTAACACCTTGTACTGGAAGTTGAATCAGGCCGTGCGGACAGGCGGAGGCTCCCGGGAGCTCTACATGAGGCACTTTCCCTTCAAGGCCCTGCATTTCTACCTGATCCGGGCCCTGCAGCTGCTTCGAGGCGGTGGGGGCTGCAGCACAGGGCCTGGGGAGGTGGTGTTCCGAGGTGTGGGCAGCCTTCGCTTTGAACCCAAAAGGCTGGGGGACTCTGTCCGCTTAGGCCAGTTTGCCTCCAGCTCCCTGGATAAGGCAGTGGCCTGCAGATTTGGTAATGCCACCCTCTTTTCTCTAACGACTTGCTTTGGGGCCCCTATCCAGGCCTTCTCTGTCTTTCCCAAGGAGCGCGAGGTGCTGATTCCCCCCCATGAAGTCTTCTTGGTCACCAGATTCTCTCAGGATGGAGCCCAGAGCCTGGTGACTCTCTGGAGCTATAATCAGACCTGCAGCCACTTTAACTGCGCCTATCTGGGTGGTGAGCTGTGCATGGAGGAAGCAGGACTGGCAGT GGGAGAAGAGGCGGGGCTGTGTGTCTGCACCAG cAGGGGTGCAGCCAGTCACAATCTGAGGGGGCCTCCTCTCTGCCCCCCTGGAAGACCCTGCTCTTGGCCCCTGGGGAGTTCCAGCTCTCAGGGATTGGGCCCTGAAACTCCAACATCTGCCACTTAG
- the ART5 gene encoding ecto-ADP-ribosyltransferase 5 isoform X10: MGRGPREGREWALLRCWSTWPKVWAKCKLCNSECSRGDLLAGGTSAGPPGLVVWGPGADRVRDRLRERPSLTSSFPLTAKEGPAERPRSPGEGELPLSPCPAAAAPGPACGAGKGVSGYQRGGSSYPREPCFQPDSGDSAAPARALGATSCSRPPQPSGMALASLMMALGCLGLHTWQAQAVPILPLGLAPDTFDDAYVGCAEEMEEKAAPLLKAEMAHHALLRESWEAAQEAWEDRHRGLTLPPGFKAQNGIAIMVYTNSSNTLYWKLNQAVRTGGGSRELYMRHFPFKALHFYLIRALQLLRGGGGCSTGPGEEREVLIPPHEVFLVTRFSQDGAQSLVTLWSYNQTCSHFNCAYLGGELCMEEAGLAVGEEAGLCVCTSRGAASHNLRGPPLCPPGRPCSWPLGSSSSQGLGPETPTSAT; this comes from the exons ATGGGGAGAGGGCCCAGAGAAGGGAGGGAGTGGGCGCTGCTCAGATGCTGGAGCACGTGGCCCAAGGTGTGGGCCAAATGCAAACTCTGCAATTCAGAGTGCTCCAGGGGCGACCTTTTGGCTGGCGGGACCTCCGCGGGGCCCCCTGGCCTGGTCGTCTGGGGGCCAGGGGCCGACCGGGTCAGGGACCGCCTGAGGGAGAGACCAAGTCTCACAAGTTCCTTCCCCCTCACAGCCAAAGAGGGTCCCGCAGAAAGACCCCGCAGTCCTGGAGAAGGGGAGTTGCCCCTCAGCCCCTGCCCCGCCGCGGCCGCTCCCGGCCCCGCGTGCGGCGCTGGGAAAGGGGTGTCGGGTTACCAGCGCGGGGGCTCTAGTTACCCTCGGGAACCTTGCTTTCAGCCGGACTCCGGGGACAGCGCAGCGCCCGCCCGAGCCCTCGGCGCTACCTCCTGCTCGCGGCCTCCGCAACCTTCAG GGATGGCACTGGCGTCACTGATGATGGCCCtcggctgccttggcctccacaCCTGGCAG GCCCAGGCTGTTCCCATCCTGCCCCTGGGACTGGCTCCAGACACCTTTGACGATGCCTATGTGGGTTGTGCagaggagatggaggagaaggCAGCCCCCCTGCTAAAGGCGGAAATGGCCCACCATGCCCTGCTTCGGGAATCCTGGGAGGCAGCCCAGGAGGCCTGGGAGGACAGGCATCGAGGGCTCACCTTACCCCCTGGCTTCAAAGCCCAGAATGGAATAGCCATTATGGTCTACACCAACTCATCTAACACCTTGTACTGGAAGTTGAATCAGGCCGTGCGGACAGGCGGAGGCTCCCGGGAGCTCTACATGAGGCACTTTCCCTTCAAGGCCCTGCATTTCTACCTGATCCGGGCCCTGCAGCTGCTTCGAGGCGGTGGGGGCTGCAGCACAGGGCCTGGGGAG GAGCGCGAGGTGCTGATTCCCCCCCATGAAGTCTTCTTGGTCACCAGATTCTCTCAGGATGGAGCCCAGAGCCTGGTGACTCTCTGGAGCTATAATCAGACCTGCAGCCACTTTAACTGCGCCTATCTGGGTGGTGAGCTGTGCATGGAGGAAGCAGGACTGGCAGT GGGAGAAGAGGCGGGGCTGTGTGTCTGCACCAG cAGGGGTGCAGCCAGTCACAATCTGAGGGGGCCTCCTCTCTGCCCCCCTGGAAGACCCTGCTCTTGGCCCCTGGGGAGTTCCAGCTCTCAGGGATTGGGCCCTGAAACTCCAACATCTGCCACTTAG
- the ART5 gene encoding ecto-ADP-ribosyltransferase 5 isoform X26: MLEHVAQAGLRGQRSARPSPRRYLLLAASATFRALILDPGSRAPGDRVQISLEPLETRTPAPLVPPSPGLLALTSPPGMALASLMMALGCLGLHTWQAQAVPILPLGLAPDTFDDAYVGCAEEMEEKAAPLLKAEMAHHALLRESWEAAQEAWEDRHRGLTLPPGFKAQNGIAIMVYTNSSNTLYWKLNQAVRTGGGSRELYMRHFPFKALHFYLIRALQLLRGGGGCSTGPGEVVFRGVGSLRFEPKRLGDSVRLGQFASSSLDKAVACRFGNATLFSLTTCFGAPIQAFSVFPKEREVLIPPHEVFLVTRFSQDGAQSLVTLWSYNQTCSHFNCAYLGGEKRRGCVSAPAGVQPVTI; this comes from the exons ATGCTGGAGCACGTGGCCCAAG CCGGACTCCGGGGACAGCGCAGCGCCCGCCCGAGCCCTCGGCGCTACCTCCTGCTCGCGGCCTCCGCAACCTTCAG GGCCCTAATCCTGGACCCCGGATCCCGCGCGCCTGGAGACAGGGTCCAGATCTCCCTCGAGCCCCTCGAAACCAGGACTCCAGCGCCACTGGTCCCGCCCTCACCCGGACTCCTGGCCCTCACGTCTCCTCCAGGGATGGCACTGGCGTCACTGATGATGGCCCtcggctgccttggcctccacaCCTGGCAG GCCCAGGCTGTTCCCATCCTGCCCCTGGGACTGGCTCCAGACACCTTTGACGATGCCTATGTGGGTTGTGCagaggagatggaggagaaggCAGCCCCCCTGCTAAAGGCGGAAATGGCCCACCATGCCCTGCTTCGGGAATCCTGGGAGGCAGCCCAGGAGGCCTGGGAGGACAGGCATCGAGGGCTCACCTTACCCCCTGGCTTCAAAGCCCAGAATGGAATAGCCATTATGGTCTACACCAACTCATCTAACACCTTGTACTGGAAGTTGAATCAGGCCGTGCGGACAGGCGGAGGCTCCCGGGAGCTCTACATGAGGCACTTTCCCTTCAAGGCCCTGCATTTCTACCTGATCCGGGCCCTGCAGCTGCTTCGAGGCGGTGGGGGCTGCAGCACAGGGCCTGGGGAGGTGGTGTTCCGAGGTGTGGGCAGCCTTCGCTTTGAACCCAAAAGGCTGGGGGACTCTGTCCGCTTAGGCCAGTTTGCCTCCAGCTCCCTGGATAAGGCAGTGGCCTGCAGATTTGGTAATGCCACCCTCTTTTCTCTAACGACTTGCTTTGGGGCCCCTATCCAGGCCTTCTCTGTCTTTCCCAAGGAGCGCGAGGTGCTGATTCCCCCCCATGAAGTCTTCTTGGTCACCAGATTCTCTCAGGATGGAGCCCAGAGCCTGGTGACTCTCTGGAGCTATAATCAGACCTGCAGCCACTTTAACTGCGCCTATCTGGGTG GGGAGAAGAGGCGGGGCTGTGTGTCTGCACCAG cAGGGGTGCAGCCAGTCACAATCTGA